The window TGAAAATGAATGGATAGTGCAGGAAGAGTGGCTGTCTGAAAATTAGATGGattatcttttttgtttttttgtatttataattCAGTTTCCACATTTCTTCCTTCCAGGagtccaaaaaaaaagaagaagaaaaaagaaagaaagaaactaagTACAAAATTAAGTTGATGTTAAAAGTGTTCTCATTAAATATTAGGTATAAAATCCGTTAATGAGTCACATGTTACTACTTTAAAgtagtttttttaaagaaaatatttggTAAATTAATCAATTAATGGAATAAATGTTTATGTGCTGAAGATGCAGGACTGAGGCCAGAGCTCCTGTTTGTCAATATCAGTGTGGTACATAAAATGTCCAgtaaaagcaacaacaacaacaataataataataataataataataataataataataataataataataaagaactggcagaagaaaataaaagcttGTTATTTTGcggtttgtccaccagagggcgctcTGCAGCTTCCCTGTTGGCAGCACACCTGAGTCTGAATCCATATATTGCAAAGaattaatcaataaaacaaagattatttttaaatggcatCATTATATTATGTCAGCAAAGCCTCATAAATATGTGACTGCACATGAATGTTAGGAAATCTGTTTGTTTCATGAGCCTGaaagacaaaataataatattggTCAATGAATCGGATTCTTAAACCACTCAATAATAAGATGGCATCAGTCTTGAAAATATCCCaaaaaaaatgtccaaaataacagacaaacagattattttattGATAATTTGGTTTCACGTGTCTTTCCGCGTGTATAAGATCACTCTGACGCTTCTCTCGTGTTTTGCATCCACATTTTAATTAGTAAAGCAGCAGCTGTCAGGTGACtgtagtgcagtaaaaacaGTGGCGAGCAGCACACGAGGAAATATCACTGCGCTGTCACAAAGCGCAGAAACAGTTGCCGAGCTGTCCATGAGCAAGGCAGGGGTTCAGCTTCCGGGCGTGTCCTTCCTCTTTCCTGCCCACACTGTCGGGGATTCTGTGGCTTTCATTTCTCACATCACTCGTCTTCGTTACATCTACTGTTTTGAAAATCTTCATTATCCACGTCACGAGAGTCTCCGGCGCCTGTTTGTGGTTTATGTGCAAAGGACACCACGAGATGGCAGCACGTGACAGGTTTAACGTGAGGGGCCGCGCGCTGAGCGAAGGAAACGTGGACTAGCGGATATTCATTTGTGTATTTCTGTGAGTAAAAACTATTTGCCCCCCACGCGCGTGGATAATTTTGATCCACAGATTATTCACAGCACTGTCACTTCTCTGTTGTAACTAGAAAGTCACGCATGTTTATTTTAATCCGCCGCAGCTGCTTAATCCGGATGTTTCgtcttacctggttcttccctCGTTGGAATTTGTCACCTTTGGAGCGTCTGAACAAGCGGAAGCTTAAAAGCTGGAGTATGTGATTGGTCTGCAGCTGCGCAGATCATCAACACGTCACAGGTTTAAATACACGAGCACTGAGGGAGACACGTGCTCTTATTATTGCGTTTGAGATTTTTAAAGCGCTGACAGCCTGACTGACGTCACTGTCTGATGAcgatcagtgtttgtttttcacttttacagAAACATCTTCGACATGACACCAAATATCTAAACAGTGGGTTTCACGAGgctttaatcattttaataacatgaatatcatatttataATCTCGTGTTTTGATGCATcgaactgagattattcattattttctttaaaagaaattaaaggACAATCAGATTTTTTAAAGCTGATTTCAGATCCTTCTGTTCGGCTTTTACAGGTGATATGAAAACATTTCATACAAAAACAACATCACGTGTCTGTGAGGAGTGCGCTGACGGTGCCACGGGTgacagagatcaggcccacagcACACTCACAAACATATTAAATGTTTCCAGTCCTGATTAAATTAAGGTTTTATTATTACTGCTGCTCCATAAAACAAAATCATTATCGGGGATGCTTCCATATTTTGCTTCTATTATTTCTTATTATCCTTTGGTGTCACGCGTGTTTTATGTGTGGATGTGAAGCCGGACTGTGGGCAGACATGTTGTAGTCTCGTGTAATCGTGACTGAGTGTGTGTGGCCGACACgcaagaaaacagcctttatCCGTTTGGACTACTCACATTTATTTGGCATTACTCGACATGCAGCCGTGATCCGGACACGGCAGATTTCACAGTACTACACATGCTTACAGGAAACAGCTGAGACGCTTTCAGAATAATGAGTCTGTTACATTCACCCGCTTTGGTCGAGTCCAGTGTGGGAAGCACGAGGCTGATGTTTGAGGTTCATCGGAGTGATTGCTCCCACGGCTCAGCTCAGACAGGACAGTCCACGCCGTCCACGCACACGTCCTGTCACGGTGACACATGTTCCTCAGTCTCCTGTTTAGCTGGAGGAGTTCAGGATGCGGGAGTCCGCCGAATCTGAGCGCTCCTCATACTCCTCATCCGGGGAGTAGAGGCCCGGCTTGGGCCCCAGCGGGCACCCCTCCTCCTGAATGCCCACGCGCGGCTCCTCGGAGGGCCTGGAGGGGAGGAGGGTTGAGCCTCGGAACAGCCCGGGCCCGCCGGGGGCGCCAGGGGGGAACGGGGACACGTACTGCGCCGCGGAGCGCAGCTGGTACTGCTGCTGCAGGGCCACGGAATTCCACAGAGTCACGTCGTTGTGCACGAAGGGGCCCGCGTGGCTGCGCGTCAGAGAGCTGCGCAGCATAAGCGGGTAGCGCGTGGGCTGCGGGAAGGACGGGTGCTGCAGGGGGACCCCCAGCGCGCCCGTGGACACCACCCCCGCGGCGGAGTCGGAGGTGAAGCGCAGCGAGTCCGGGACCCGGAAGGCGGAGCCCACGGACCACTTGGCGGAGGAGGACGCCGGGTGGTAGGAGCCCAGGCCGGGCTCGAACAGGTGTCCGTTGGAGGGCAGCACCAGCGCGTCCGCGTGCGCGTCCGCGTGCGGTGGCGCGCTGGCGTCAGGATTTCGACTAGACAGCAGCACCTCGATGGCCCCCACCAGGTCGCCCCCACAGCCCCGCAGGATGAGCTCCAGGACCGGAGGCTTGTGGGCGGGGAAGATCTTCTTGAGCACCTCGAGCGGGGGCCGGTTGGCCCGGAGGCTGAGGGGCAGCGTGATTGAGCCGCCGAGGCCCTCGATCAGCACGCCCTGCTCCGCGGGGCTGGCCGGATACTTCTGCGGACTCTCGGCTTTGGCCTCCTTCTCGGCGCTCCCGGCTTTAGGGAGGCCGTAGCGGCTCTCCTCTGGCAGGGAGGGGGTCCCCGGAGGCTCGGGGGTGTAGCAGTTCGGTTTGGAGGCCTCCGGTGAGCTGACCGCGTCCTGCTCCTTCTCGCTGGAGCTCTCTCCGTTCTCTCCTGCTGAAACCTCGTCTGCGCCGTCCTCCGTGGACTCTGCGGGTCAGAGAGTCACAACTTTATCGGCGTAAGCACAAAATCACGAAAGAGTGTCAGCATCCACAGAAAACTTTAAGCACACCCCTAAGCCTGTGAGCTCACAGGCGGTTAGTGCGAACTCCTCACCCGCCTCACAGTGCAAACACCTCCACGCTCCTCACGAGGAAAAGCAACACGCCGTTAATCGCGTGTCACGACTTGTCCGCTACACGTAGACGTGTGAGGATTTATCTGAGCCTCCTCACAGAAGCTGTTAACGCAGAGTGCTGAGTGCGCGCGCCGTGGGATCTTTGACCGCAGTTTGCAAACACATGGCCTGTTGCTCGGCAACATTTCATCCGAAGCTGACCTCCTGTGAGAAATATGGCGATTATATTCGATCGGGCCTGTCCGCCGCTGATTACTGTAATCTTTTACAGTCACGCAGGAAATGAAAGCGCGCGTGTCCGAATCCGTGCTTAAAGTGTCAGGAGCAATAAAGGTGATTCGGGCAGGTGGATGGAAAGTAATTATTCCTTAATGGTTCTCACAGAAATCATTTCCACGCAGGTCAGCGAGAACtaagcacattttattttatataaattatatagtttctatatttatatagaaaataaaatttCTGCGTGAAATAGAAGAACATTATTAAAAGTTCAGCAGCAGAAAAAACGTCTGTAATAATTCAATATGCATcattatttaaacaaatgttaaaaactgaattaattcatattgttttaaaaatgtcaacACGTCTTTGTTTGATTTCGCTTCAGTTTTATTAAACGTCTCTTTCCTGAAACAGCTCATCTCTTCATCTGTTTCCTGACTCGCAAAGTGAAACCTCGTATTTGCGTGATTATTTCACAGAAATCGGAGTGATGTGTATCGATCACTTCAGCTAAATGTGTCATTATCAGTGCAGTCAGACCGGCGAGCAATGCTGAAATGATCATTTCagcttttatattgtttcaCATCCGTTTTTGTTTGACCTGAAAACGGTTTTAAATAACAAAGTCACAATGTTTATACTGTGAGTTTCAGGCCTTTAAAGATattcttattaaaaaaaacatcccatAATTtcgagggtttttttcttcattccaGACAAACAATAATTGTTTAGAGAGTCAAATATCTCCCCCCTGCTCTCCCCCCTGCTCTCCTACCTGAGCACAGCGGTGCTCCGGGCTGCCCCGGCTCCGTGCTGCTCCACCTCAGCTCCAGCTCCTCGGTCCTCGGCGGGGCTGGCTGATTCCCCTCGCCGGCCCCGGCTAAGCCGATGCCGGGCAGCACTCTGAGGGACTCCGGGATGAGGCTCTCCAGGCTCTCGTTTGCCTGCTGCCTCCGGAGCGCCACCTGCGCCGCCATGACGCGCTGCCGCTCGATGATGAGGATGCACTTCTCGCAGGTGCAGTCTTTGAACCGGCAGTAGCGCTTGTGACCCTTGAGCCAAGACAGCACGCCGTGGTTCCGGCAGCGCGCGCACTTGGGGGTCCTCTGGAGGGGGGCCCGAGGCTGTGACACCGGAGCCCCCATGTAGAGGTACGGAGACCCATAACCGTTCATTGCGTCGGACTCAGCGTGTTTTCCAGCGTGGACGCGGGCGCGAGAGTCGCCGTCGGCCGCAGCAGCAGTcagagaggtggaggtggatggAGCTGCTGTGCTGCACGCATGACAGGAGGAGGATGAGAGGTGTGGGCTTGTAGTGGAGGATCCACCTTTCCTCAGCTGACAGCACTGATACGCATCAGCCTGACACGCTATTGTGGAGACGAGCAGTAACCAAACGCGTCAAAGCGCCTGCGAGGATCAGATAACAGCAACGACCTCCCGAAGCACCGGACACGCTGCTGGAGGCGAACACGTGACCCTGGATCCGAAATGAAACCCCGTGTTACAGATTTATCAATGAAGTACAACATTACTGCAATATTACTACAAGATTATTCCAATATTACTGCAACTTTACTGCAATATAGTGCAATATTACTGCAACATTACTGCAATATTACTGCAAGATTATTCCAATATTAGTGCAAAATTACTACAGCATTAGTGCGATATTACTGCAATATTAGTGCAACATTACTGCAATATTAGTGCAACATTAGTGTGATATTAGTGCGATATTACTGCAATATTAGTGCAACATTACTGCAATATTACTGCAACATTAGTGCAATATTAGTGTGATATTAGTGCAACTTTACTGCAATATTAGTGCAACATTAGTGTGATATTAGTGCGATATTACTGCAATATTAGTGCAACATTACTGCAATATTACTGCAACATTAGTGCAATATTAGTGTGATATTAGTGTGATATTAGTGCGATATTACTGCAATATTAGTGCAACATTACTGCAATATTACTGCAACATTACTGCAATATTAGTGCAACATTAGTGTGATATTAGTGCAATATTACTGCAATATTAGTGTGATATTAGTGCAATATTAGTGCAATATTAGTGCAATATTACTGCAATATTAGTGTGATATTAGTGCAATATTAGTGCAATATTAGTGCAATATTACTGTAATATTAGTGTGATATTAGTGCAATATTAGTGCAATATTACTGCAACATTACTGCAATATTAGTGCAACATTAGTGTGATATTAGTGCAATATTAGTGCAATATTAGTGCAATATTACTGTAATATTAGTGTGATATTAGTGCAATATTAGTGCAATATTACTGCAACATTACTGCAATATTAGTGCAACATTAGTGTGATATTAGTGCAATATTACTGCAATATTAGTGCAATATTACTGCAATATTAGTGCAATATTAGTGCAATATTACTGTAATATTACTGCAATATTACTGCAATATTAGTGTGATATTAGTGCAATATTAGTGCAATATTAGTGCAATATTACTGTAATATTAGTGTGATATTAGTGCAATATTACTGCAATATTAGTGTGATATTAGTGCAATATTAGTGCAATATTACTGTAATATTAGTGTGATATTAGTGCAATATTACTGCAATATTAGTGCAATATTACTGCAATATTACTGCAATATTAGTGCAATATTACTGTAATATTACTGCAATATTACTGCAATATTAGTGTGATATTAGTGCAATATTAGTGCAATATTAGTGTGATATTACTGCAACTTTACTGCAATATTACTGCAACTTTACTGCAATATTAGTGCGATATTAGTGTAAGTAGCTCAGAGAAAAATCACTCTGCAGGACACACTCGTATGAAGATTTAAGAGCCTCGTGTTATTTCCAGGCACTCGATTTGTTTTGAGCCCCTTTTTAGCAACATTAGCGTcgtacaccacacacacacacacacacacacacacacacacacacacacacacacacacacacacacacacacacacacacacacacacacacacacacacgtagagagagagggtgtgtgtgtaaaaagaagCGTGAAATCACAAAACGACTAAATATGACATCTCCTGTGTGCAGGTTTCAAAAGGACTCGCTCCGTGAAGCAAACCAGCGAAACCTTTAAATCTTAAATCAGCTGTTTCATAAAAATACAATCCAAACTTTCCCTTTTCCGAAATATCCAGATGAGTCACCCATGAAAACCTTTACGGTGTAAAAAGGTTGCTATTTAAAGACTGTTCATAATTCGATTACAGGCCCGGACATCTATCCGCGCTCTGCTCCGTTTCCTGCAGGCCCGAAACGCTTTAAGTCTTAATTCCAGGGGCGAAAAATAATAATGGCGCCTCTCGCACCTTTTACACAATCGTACATAACTTAGCTGATTAGGCCTCTGCATGTATAAAAGCCCTTTGGGAGCTATGTCGAGGATGCTGATATGTCCCTTCTGCCGGACTAATAGAGGGCATTGAAACATAACACCGGACAAAGCCGGGCCCATTTCTGACCGTAAAAAAGGTTTATTCAAGCAAATAATGGGATCCGAGGCTCGCGGCTTACAGGGAATAAGAGCACGGTAAACTTCCCCGCGTGAAGCCCGTCTCCAGGGCTATTAAGCTTTTAATTGGAAAATAGCAGAGGAAATTTCAAGGTGACTAGAGTGGCTTTGCAGTTTGTGCCGGCCGAGTAGATTTGTGGGAGTGGGAGGCTGCGGGTGAACGCATAATAAATTTATTCGTGTTGTTCACGATAAAGATTAAAACACGTTCGGGATGAAAGTTTATACTGCAGCTTCTCTGTTAGAGCTGCGGCTCTGCAGGATGCTGGAGAGGCTCCTGCGTTTCCACGTCACGCGCAAGGTGTCCTTTAGCGCCCTGACGCGCTGGTCGTGGCCAAATTAGCCACCGTGGGGTGAGGGGCTGCTTTGGAGGGGCATCGCCTGCAGTGTTATCTGCTTCAGTTTAAGCACTAAACCCTTCGTGAGTTGGGTTTAAACACCTGTTCGCTGTCTGTGACCGCGCTCGCTGACAGCCCAACACGCGTGGGTGACAGATTAAAATAAGGTTACTCGAATTTACTCGCTAAGACGTTTCACGTTAGAAATGTAATCCAAATTAAACTTGTGCCAGTCCGCTCAGTCATTATgtattatagcccaaatttatATGTAGCTGTGTCAACGTAATTTAACTCAATCAAAGCGCCCACGCACATGTAAAATGTTAATAATCTCAGTTTTAGACCTTTGATATTAAAACACTGCCGCACACAGTCACTCTCCATCACAGCCTGCTGAGTTTCTGAGCTGCTCCAACCCAGAAGTAACTAAAAGTAAATGAATACATGAAGTTCTGTGTGTGGTGCTGTATGGCCTCAGTGCATCAGCATATTTATATCCAATATTTTCACATATGTGGGTGAATTTGAAAAACGTGCTTTGTTCTGCCTTCTGTAGGAAACGTGAAGTTGTCCTGTAGAAGCTCAAAATGACAGGATTGCATATACAGAGTATTTAAAATGAGCTCAAAGTCACACATTCTTTTACACATGCAAAATTATAATGTGCCTAAAGCAACGTGCCGTTTATTAGAAGAATAAGGTCCCGACAACAGACACAGGAGAATTTAAAAGACtacaaatgtaattattttttcatttccacacagtttaaacactggtttgttacTTTTGAATAATCCTTCAGCAAAGCAGGAAAAGAAGCATTTATACTGTAATATTGTAGGATTACAACATTTacctgaaaaaatgtaaaaataatgaTTCTCTCTTTAAGGTGTCAGCTGAGGATGATTAACGTGTCTTTATATTGGCTATAATATATTTTccttatatttatttatgagtgtatTTGGATAAAAGTGCATCTTTTCGAGAGTCCACGTTGACTTGGTTTCATTATAGATTCTGTTATTATGAGAGATCGTAGTCGGGGCTCATTGGTTAGTCACACAGAGCTCTGTGAACTTAAACCATATGTCACCTCCATCCTGGAAATCTGGACTCAGATTAATGTGTCGAaggcttttttcagtttttgcttCATAAATGGAGTTCCAGTGTTTATTTTAGGCAGTTTTGTTCACGACACAAAACCTTCCCACGCTGCTTTCAGTACTTTGCACTTGAGTCTCTCCTCATGTTGGAGCTCTTGTTTACGCTGGCTGAGGGAACTCCTCCAGCGGGGCCCCTccggagcaggaggaggagctgaCCTCTGCTGAGTGAGGTTTTTATGAGGTGCTGATTGGGGGCGTCGCTGCCACTCACAAGTCCTGTCACAGAAATGCTGATTTAACTTTCCCTGGGGAGGCGGGACACCGAGCTCCTACAGAGGAATTAGCTGGACATCTGACGTCTTTAGAAAGCTGACCGAGGACATCAGTCAGACGTCAGCCTTCATCCAGGCAAAAAGGGAAAGGCTGTGCTTTTAAGACCGCTGCAAGAAAATCTATAAGCgggcagtaaaaacaaaatactgAATAAATTAAACAGAAATATCAGCAAAGCGTGCACACGTGAGTGTGTCATTAATATTATCAGTCTCAGAGTTATAGATCATATTAACATCTCAAACTGAGCTTTTTCCTTCGCCTCTTATTATCTCacatttgtaaaataaataaataaatgttattgTCATCATTAAGGAGGGCAGGTCATTTTTATTTGACTTGCATGTAAAGCTATAAAATGTTTGAAGATGGCTAAAATTTTATGGTGTTCTTTACGTGGCTGCTCAACCCTGTCGGTGCCGGGCAGGGAAGTCAATTTGATGATGATAAGGACAGAAAAGGAAAGATGcaataataatagtaaaaaaCAGGACTAATACAAAGTGGTCTAAATCTGAAGTTGTCATACAAAATGTGATTCATTATTCGAAGGAATGAAAACAATTTTCACATAATTTCATGAGTTAAAGAATCATTTAGATTTTTCTGTGCTAAACTATTAACGTGTCGTTATTCTCAAaagattttctgcttttcttgtATAATTATTTTATGAGCTTATTATCTCACACAGTGTGCTGATGCAGGCCTGCTGGTCTGGCACTGAGATTCAAATAaaactggatttttttaaacagctgatttaaaaatgtaattgtggGTGCAGAGGGGAATGCCAACAAAATAACACTTTGAGAGCCTCTTGGTGTTTTACTGCATGTCTTGCAAGGCCACAATCTCTTTTTGAGATATAGATAAGTATAAAAAAGGCCATTTTTAACGATGAACTAATCTCTTCATACCAAAATTAGGCCACGACTGAGGCCTCTGGTCGCACTCTGTCCTCCCAAAGGCTGCTCCGTGTCTCAGATGAGGGGAGGGTGAACCTGGGAAGTTAGTCTTCACAGTTTGGCCCTTTTATTGATGCTCGGCTTTCAGGACAGACATTTATGAACAGAGCTCGTTCCGTCCTTCAGACAGTCGTGCTCTCAGTAAACCAGCTGAATTCAGTGGCTGCTAATACGTACAGAATACTTGGTTGAAGTACACGCTTtaattttactgcattttttaAGGTATGCAGAGTGGAGGCAGAATATTGCAACAAAACTCAGCCTTTATATAAAATAGACTTTTAGTGgtaattaaagtaaaaaaaaaaaaaagaagagaagaaatcTAAAAATATGACGAGTCAGAAGGAACAAAACATCAGGCCAGAGGAACATCACTCTTTCACAAGTTTCTCTGCAAACCCTTCATTTGACCCAAACAGCCACGTCAGTGCTGTCAGCATGAGACCAACTGTAAAATACTCTGACCTCCTTCTATTTTTAGACATTTCAGTGAAATTATGTTGCAGTTTTTTCAGTTACCACCAAAAATGTCCTTTGTGACACCACAGTGGACTAGGACCACTACATTTCTGCTCAGTTAATCCTCGAGTCCAAGTTTGTGGCCGTAAACAGCCAGAGCTGATGGTGATACGTTAAAAGGTGAGACGCTCTCCTGGTTCACAGAAGTAAAAACTGGCAAGAAAATAGTGTTAAGATGCTAAATATAGACGCAGACATCGTGTCAAAG is drawn from Maylandia zebra isolate NMK-2024a linkage group LG12, Mzebra_GT3a, whole genome shotgun sequence and contains these coding sequences:
- the dmrt3a gene encoding doublesex- and mab-3-related transcription factor 3a, which gives rise to MNGYGSPYLYMGAPVSQPRAPLQRTPKCARCRNHGVLSWLKGHKRYCRFKDCTCEKCILIIERQRVMAAQVALRRQQANESLESLIPESLRVLPGIGLAGAGEGNQPAPPRTEELELRWSSTEPGQPGAPLCSESTEDGADEVSAGENGESSSEKEQDAVSSPEASKPNCYTPEPPGTPSLPEESRYGLPKAGSAEKEAKAESPQKYPASPAEQGVLIEGLGGSITLPLSLRANRPPLEVLKKIFPAHKPPVLELILRGCGGDLVGAIEVLLSSRNPDASAPPHADAHADALVLPSNGHLFEPGLGSYHPASSSAKWSVGSAFRVPDSLRFTSDSAAGVVSTGALGVPLQHPSFPQPTRYPLMLRSSLTRSHAGPFVHNDVTLWNSVALQQQYQLRSAAQYVSPFPPGAPGGPGLFRGSTLLPSRPSEEPRVGIQEEGCPLGPKPGLYSPDEEYEERSDSADSRILNSSS